One window of Pseudanabaena sp. FACHB-2040 genomic DNA carries:
- the dps gene encoding DNA starvation/stationary phase protection protein Dps, with translation MVATPTKTEAARRFYPTRIDLPVEVRSQVVNLLNQTLAATLDLKTQSKQAHWNVKGMDFYQLHELFDELASELEEYVDMVAERVTALGGTALGTARIAAAESILPEYPLEAIDGADHVTALAERFAVYAKHLREAIDESDNAGDADTADLYTEISRTIDKRLWFLEAHLVKKADLA, from the coding sequence ATGGTTGCAACCCCGACTAAAACTGAGGCTGCCCGGCGTTTCTACCCCACTCGCATCGATCTGCCGGTGGAGGTGCGATCGCAAGTTGTGAACCTGCTCAACCAGACCCTAGCAGCCACCCTGGATCTCAAAACCCAGAGCAAACAGGCCCACTGGAACGTCAAAGGCATGGACTTTTACCAACTCCATGAGCTGTTTGATGAACTCGCCTCAGAGCTTGAAGAATATGTTGATATGGTAGCTGAGCGAGTCACCGCGCTAGGCGGCACCGCTCTGGGCACGGCCCGCATTGCAGCGGCAGAGTCGATCTTGCCGGAGTATCCGCTAGAGGCTATTGATGGGGCGGACCACGTAACGGCGCTGGCCGAGCGGTTTGCGGTCTATGCCAAGCACCTACGGGAAGCCATTGACGAGTCTGACAACGCAGGCGACGCCGATACGGCTGACCTCTATACCGAGATCTCTCGTACCATTGACAAGCGTCTCTGGTTCTTGGAGGCACACCTAGTGAAGAAGGCTGATTTGGCCTAG
- a CDS encoding GNAT family N-acetyltransferase, with product MTVEITAQVRRATLADGDAIAQFNLAMAQETEGKALDAATVGAGVVSLMHQPQYGFYTVVETQTGLAGCLLITYEWSDWRNGLIWWIQSVYVHPDYRRQGLFKQLYAQVREWAQAEEACGLRLYVEAANHSAQSTYTALGMKPAGYQVFEALF from the coding sequence ATGACAGTTGAGATAACGGCCCAAGTTCGCCGGGCTACGCTGGCGGATGGTGATGCGATCGCACAATTTAACCTGGCAATGGCTCAGGAAACCGAGGGCAAAGCGCTGGATGCGGCAACTGTGGGAGCCGGTGTAGTGTCGCTAATGCACCAGCCCCAATATGGTTTCTATACCGTGGTCGAGACGCAGACAGGCTTGGCTGGGTGTTTGCTGATTACCTACGAATGGAGCGACTGGCGCAACGGCCTGATCTGGTGGATTCAGAGTGTATACGTCCATCCAGACTACCGGCGGCAGGGCCTTTTTAAGCAGCTCTATGCCCAGGTGCGCGAGTGGGCTCAAGCAGAGGAAGCCTGCGGTCTGCGGCTGTACGTAGAGGCAGCGAATCACTCGGCCCAATCTACCTATACTGCGCTGGGCATGAAACCCGCTGGATATCAGGTCTTTGAGGCTCTGTTTTAG